One window of Salegentibacter sp. Hel_I_6 genomic DNA carries:
- a CDS encoding DUF5989 family protein: MEFIKEFFLFLKERKKWWLVPLMLIFLILGSFIFITNGSALAPFIYSLF; this comes from the coding sequence ATGGAGTTTATAAAAGAATTTTTCCTTTTTTTAAAGGAACGCAAAAAGTGGTGGTTGGTGCCATTAATGTTAATTTTTTTGATTTTAGGAAGTTTTATATTTATTACAAATGGATCTGCTTTAGCTCCATTTATTTATAGCCTCTTTTAG
- a CDS encoding carbamoyltransferase N-terminal domain-containing protein, with protein sequence MKILGISAYYHDSAAAIILNGKVLYAAQEERFTRIKNDASFPEEAIKFCLDESGFDLSDIDVIAFYDKPFLKFERLLETYYAFAPRGFKSFVKAMPVWLKEKLFIKQIIRKKLKQIDTNFKNSKIDIVFPEHHLSHIASAFYTSPFKKSAFITVDGVGEWATTSYGIACGEKGIEVLEELQFPDSIGLFYSSFTYFLGFEVNRGEYKMMGLAPYSNIQSNRVAQFIEIIKEKLIDIKKDGSIKLNRDYFEFPVGLRMVNPKKWESLFGFRKREPNEKLIQIHADLAFAVQKVLEQVLVRIINHVKQQTKANYLCMAGGVALNCVANSVLYNQKIFKDIYIQPAPGDAGGALGAALVTNYLKSDLIFTGLNEAFNNYLGPNFSRLEIERILRKNKCNFQYFKSSEELLSITANYIAEKKVVGWFQGRTEFGPRALGNRSILADATDVDMQSKLNLKIKFREGFRPFAPAVCEEDYATYFEPGKQSHYMLFTNELKQSLVNELPNNFDGFSLEKKRNLVKSTLPAITHIDFSARVQVVKKSMNPRFWNLIQAYKKRSGNAVIINTSFNVKDEPIVNTPENAYLCFMNSGMDILVIENYLIVK encoded by the coding sequence ATGAAAATACTTGGTATCTCTGCATATTATCACGATTCGGCTGCTGCCATTATTTTGAACGGAAAAGTCTTATACGCAGCTCAAGAAGAACGATTTACCAGAATTAAAAATGACGCTTCTTTTCCTGAAGAAGCCATTAAATTTTGCCTTGATGAATCGGGATTTGATCTATCTGATATCGATGTTATCGCATTTTATGATAAACCCTTTTTAAAATTTGAAAGACTTTTAGAAACCTATTATGCTTTTGCACCTAGAGGTTTTAAATCTTTTGTGAAAGCAATGCCTGTTTGGTTGAAGGAAAAACTCTTTATTAAACAAATTATAAGAAAAAAATTAAAGCAGATAGATACAAACTTTAAAAATTCAAAGATTGATATAGTTTTTCCAGAGCATCATTTATCTCATATAGCCAGTGCATTCTATACTTCTCCATTTAAAAAAAGTGCTTTTATAACAGTTGATGGTGTGGGGGAATGGGCTACAACATCTTATGGAATTGCGTGCGGTGAAAAGGGTATTGAAGTATTAGAAGAATTACAATTTCCAGATTCAATAGGTTTATTTTATTCTTCATTTACTTATTTCCTGGGATTTGAAGTGAATAGAGGAGAATACAAAATGATGGGGCTTGCTCCTTATAGTAATATACAATCTAATAGGGTAGCACAGTTTATTGAGATTATAAAAGAAAAATTAATTGATATAAAAAAGGATGGTTCAATTAAGTTGAATAGAGATTATTTTGAATTTCCAGTGGGATTAAGGATGGTAAATCCAAAAAAATGGGAAAGCTTATTCGGATTTAGAAAGAGGGAGCCCAATGAAAAACTAATACAAATCCATGCCGATTTAGCATTTGCGGTTCAAAAAGTTTTGGAACAAGTGTTAGTTAGGATAATAAACCATGTTAAACAGCAAACAAAGGCCAATTATTTATGCATGGCAGGAGGTGTTGCTCTTAATTGTGTTGCTAATTCTGTTTTATATAACCAGAAAATTTTCAAGGATATTTATATTCAACCTGCTCCAGGAGATGCCGGAGGCGCATTAGGAGCTGCATTGGTAACAAATTACCTTAAATCAGATTTGATATTTACTGGTTTGAACGAAGCTTTTAATAATTATTTGGGGCCTAATTTTTCCAGGCTCGAAATTGAAAGGATCCTAAGAAAAAATAAATGCAATTTTCAATACTTTAAATCGTCAGAAGAATTATTAAGTATAACCGCCAATTACATCGCTGAAAAAAAAGTGGTCGGGTGGTTTCAGGGAAGAACAGAATTTGGTCCAAGAGCATTGGGTAATAGAAGTATTTTGGCAGATGCAACTGATGTAGATATGCAATCTAAACTTAATTTAAAAATTAAATTTAGAGAAGGTTTCAGACCCTTTGCCCCAGCTGTATGTGAAGAAGATTATGCCACTTATTTTGAACCAGGAAAACAATCTCATTATATGTTGTTTACCAATGAACTTAAACAATCACTGGTAAATGAATTACCAAATAACTTTGATGGGTTTAGTCTTGAGAAAAAGCGAAACTTAGTTAAGTCTACGTTGCCTGCGATTACCCATATAGATTTTTCTGCCAGAGTGCAAGTTGTGAAAAAAAGCATGAATCCAAGGTTTTGGAATTTAATTCAAGCTTATAAAAAACGTTCAGGAAATGCTGTAATAATTAACACAAGTTTCAATGTTAAAGATGAACCTATAGTTAATACTCCTGAAAATGCCTATCTTTGTTTTATGAACTCAGGGATGGATATACTGGTGATAGAGAATTATTTAATTGTAAAGTAG
- a CDS encoding RagB/SusD family nutrient uptake outer membrane protein: protein MKNIKSKMRLFAMLSMVLLIGFASCSEDILQEKPRSVFTPDFFTTEIGVQGGITFLYENMRYLYGHAYYYSALETGTDEYTFAQSADNNFITPDLSGQGAPIQSDTYVTGIAWNTAFPAINTANGIIENAEAVGVNESLVAEARFFRAFNYFILVQQYGGVPLDLGSGELAFNNSAVRTSVRNTVPEVYTKAIFPDLITAVENLPVNPRLTGTVTQNVARLKLAKAYLTYAWWLENPNNIPTYPETSRTDPDGNDASYYFQEAYNLAVEGIENPGPYSLQEFYYDVHLGSNDRNSEWMLYADRTEESQLYNGADLGWSGTDGSANTAVWMVTPNYTTMSVDGVAAVQREASQSYGRPWTRMAPTVEVLTETFDNKDMDSRYDGTFVSSYRGNWDKGGVQEPTLTAANGMEIAPGDAVISFLDEYNPNVNYVNGANIGGGELPGRSDYVINPNEINRRFYPGLWKLGTYRTDNQGGLGQPNGALTRPFPIAKYSEFYFVAAEAAVKGASGSYSAYDLINVIRARAGKWRFDNGEQEDRNEDFSDELVAETPMDLDIYYILAERSREYFGEQIRWYDLVRTQTWAELAGTYTIGGNDATDHDPETFTRTIEDFHYLRPIPINQLDDLDMSEAEKDAYQNPGY, encoded by the coding sequence ATGAAAAACATTAAATCTAAAATGAGACTATTTGCGATGCTGTCAATGGTATTGCTCATAGGTTTTGCATCTTGTTCAGAAGATATACTACAAGAGAAACCAAGGAGTGTTTTTACTCCAGATTTTTTCACAACTGAAATAGGTGTCCAGGGTGGAATAACCTTTTTATATGAAAATATGAGGTACTTATACGGTCATGCCTATTATTATAGTGCTTTGGAAACCGGGACCGATGAATATACCTTTGCCCAAAGTGCTGATAATAACTTTATAACTCCAGATTTATCGGGTCAGGGTGCTCCTATCCAATCAGATACATATGTAACCGGTATTGCCTGGAATACTGCATTTCCTGCTATTAATACAGCCAATGGAATTATTGAAAATGCTGAAGCAGTTGGAGTTAATGAATCTTTAGTTGCCGAAGCCAGATTTTTCCGTGCTTTCAACTATTTTATATTAGTTCAACAATATGGGGGTGTGCCATTGGATTTAGGTTCAGGAGAATTAGCATTTAATAATTCTGCAGTAAGAACTTCAGTACGTAACACTGTGCCTGAAGTATACACTAAGGCCATATTTCCAGATTTAATTACAGCCGTTGAAAATCTTCCTGTGAATCCCAGGTTAACAGGAACTGTTACGCAAAATGTAGCCAGGTTGAAATTAGCGAAAGCCTATTTAACTTATGCATGGTGGTTAGAGAATCCAAATAATATTCCAACATATCCAGAAACATCTAGAACAGATCCTGATGGCAATGATGCTTCATACTATTTTCAGGAAGCTTATAATTTGGCGGTTGAAGGAATTGAAAATCCAGGGCCTTATTCTTTACAAGAATTTTATTACGATGTACATTTAGGATCTAATGATCGCAATAGCGAATGGATGTTATATGCAGATCGTACAGAAGAAAGTCAACTTTATAATGGAGCTGATTTAGGATGGAGTGGGACTGATGGTAGTGCCAATACAGCAGTTTGGATGGTTACACCTAACTATACTACAATGAGTGTTGATGGCGTTGCTGCGGTACAACGTGAAGCATCTCAAAGCTATGGAAGACCCTGGACACGTATGGCTCCTACAGTGGAAGTGCTTACAGAGACATTTGATAATAAAGATATGGATTCTCGTTATGATGGTACCTTTGTAAGTAGTTATAGAGGTAACTGGGATAAAGGTGGAGTTCAAGAACCAACATTAACCGCTGCGAATGGTATGGAAATAGCACCCGGCGATGCTGTCATTTCATTCTTAGATGAATATAATCCAAATGTAAATTACGTTAACGGTGCTAATATTGGAGGGGGAGAGCTCCCTGGTAGATCTGATTATGTTATAAACCCAAATGAAATCAACAGAAGGTTTTATCCAGGTCTATGGAAGCTGGGAACTTACCGTACCGATAATCAAGGTGGTTTGGGGCAACCAAACGGAGCTTTAACACGTCCTTTCCCTATAGCAAAGTATTCTGAATTTTACTTTGTAGCTGCAGAAGCCGCAGTAAAAGGTGCGTCTGGAAGTTATTCTGCTTACGATTTAATCAATGTTATCCGTGCACGTGCTGGGAAATGGCGTTTTGATAATGGTGAACAGGAGGACAGAAATGAGGATTTTAGTGATGAATTGGTAGCTGAAACCCCAATGGATCTCGATATCTACTATATTTTAGCAGAACGCTCAAGAGAGTATTTTGGTGAGCAAATAAGATGGTATGACCTGGTGCGCACCCAAACATGGGCTGAACTTGCAGGCACTTATACTATTGGAGGTAATGATGCGACAGACCATGATCCTGAAACATTTACCAGAACTATTGAAGATTTTCATTACTTAAGGCCAATTCCTATAAACCAGTTAGACGACTTGGATATGAGTGAAGCTGAAAAGGATGCATATCAAAATCCTGGATATTAA
- a CDS encoding TonB-dependent receptor, producing the protein MKEKLSNYCLKMRHCFLIPVFLLITGSIYAQEITVSGTVTDGTMPLPGVNVFVDGTNKGTTTDFDGNYSLSGVPSDATLRFSFMGYEAQQVAVNDRTEINVTMQDDAQALSEVVVVGYGTQSRESVTGSVVSVKGEELNEVKTANFQEALIGRAAGVNIQTTSTRPGASPQVRIRGVRSLSGNNDPLVVLNGIPFAGGLSDINSNDIESLDILKDASATAIYGSRGANGVILITTKSGREGQEATFSYNTYYAVKEVFNKYPMMSGSQLTQLRADVAANNDGVPIYDLAGDEDPANNTDWQSLLYGPGLQTTHDFSVRGGSESGSYNVGMGYFKETSVVPDDSFERITLRAQVDQEVGSLFSFGLNSVMNFNKTSSVVGVFGALAASPLLSPYGEDGNFVTPVRLQTQSDDLWIPTRYEIDRIGDGRKNQQLDYGSYNNVYAQVRIPWVEGLKFRINGGLNFRASRDGNFTGQGVFSFNPNNPSSASYNSSNTRDYVVENQLLFDRTFADKHKVNFVGLFSAQHTEYDDVGLTVRNIPDEQSLWYNLDSALTEDILGFGTNYSATGLLSYMGRVMYQYDDRYLFTATVRSDGSSRLAPGKKWVTYPAVSAGWNIANEAFMENVDAVNVLKFRAGYGQTSNQAIAPFSTQGRLAQRNYNFGSNFATGYFVNQLPNPNLGWEFSETYNYGVDFRLFNHRLSGSVEYYITNTNDVLYGLGLPATSGVGSVTSNIGETQNKGYEITLNGTIIDNPDGFTWDAGLNLYSNRNEIVSLASGETRNEGQLWFVGSPINVIYDYEKIGLWNESDPDFQYLDTYEPGGNAGMVRVRYTGEFNDDGSPVRAINPDDRVIQDPTPNFQGGFNTRLAYKNFDLNMVGTFQNGGLVYSTLYGSAGYLNLLTGRQNNVDVDYWTPTNTDARFPAPGGIQSGDNQKYGSTLGLFDASYVKIRSITLGYNFNQDFIGDIGIKNLRIYASAQNPFVFFSPFHDESGLDPEITNSTQGDRNTATGDLGNVSAGIPTIGANVPSTRNYLLGLNLTF; encoded by the coding sequence ATGAAAGAAAAACTATCAAATTATTGTTTAAAAATGAGACATTGTTTTTTGATCCCTGTTTTTTTATTGATAACAGGATCAATCTATGCTCAGGAAATTACAGTCTCAGGGACTGTTACAGATGGAACTATGCCGCTACCCGGTGTGAATGTTTTTGTAGATGGGACTAATAAAGGAACTACGACCGATTTTGATGGAAATTATAGTCTTTCTGGTGTGCCTTCTGACGCGACTTTGCGATTTAGTTTCATGGGCTATGAAGCACAGCAGGTTGCTGTGAATGATAGAACTGAAATAAATGTAACCATGCAAGATGATGCTCAAGCCCTTAGTGAAGTTGTGGTGGTGGGGTATGGTACGCAAAGTAGAGAATCGGTAACAGGTTCAGTCGTTTCGGTAAAAGGAGAGGAATTGAATGAAGTAAAAACGGCAAACTTCCAGGAAGCCCTTATAGGTCGTGCAGCTGGTGTTAATATCCAAACAACTAGCACCAGGCCTGGAGCCTCACCACAAGTTCGTATTCGTGGTGTTCGTTCGCTTTCAGGAAATAATGATCCTTTAGTTGTGCTTAATGGTATTCCTTTTGCTGGAGGTTTAAGTGATATTAATTCGAATGACATTGAAAGTCTTGATATACTTAAGGATGCTTCTGCAACAGCAATTTATGGCTCCAGAGGGGCAAATGGTGTTATTCTTATAACAACAAAATCAGGAAGAGAAGGACAAGAAGCAACATTTTCTTATAACACATACTATGCTGTAAAGGAAGTTTTTAATAAGTATCCTATGATGAGTGGATCTCAATTAACACAATTGCGAGCTGATGTTGCAGCTAATAATGATGGAGTTCCTATTTATGATTTAGCAGGAGATGAAGACCCTGCAAATAATACTGATTGGCAAAGCCTATTATATGGTCCAGGTCTTCAAACTACTCATGATTTTAGTGTGAGGGGTGGTTCTGAATCAGGTTCATATAATGTAGGAATGGGATACTTTAAAGAAACTTCTGTTGTGCCCGATGATTCTTTTGAGAGGATTACATTGAGAGCTCAGGTTGATCAGGAAGTTGGTTCCTTATTCAGTTTTGGTTTAAATTCGGTAATGAACTTCAATAAAACAAGTAGTGTCGTTGGTGTATTTGGTGCACTGGCTGCATCACCCCTTTTAAGTCCTTACGGTGAAGATGGAAATTTCGTAACACCCGTTCGACTTCAAACTCAATCTGACGATCTTTGGATTCCTACCAGGTATGAGATAGACCGAATTGGGGATGGGAGAAAAAATCAGCAATTAGATTATGGTTCTTATAATAACGTGTATGCTCAGGTTAGAATACCCTGGGTTGAAGGATTGAAATTTCGAATTAATGGCGGTTTAAATTTCCGTGCCAGTAGAGATGGGAATTTTACGGGTCAGGGAGTATTCAGCTTTAATCCCAACAATCCTTCATCTGCAAGTTACAACAGTTCTAATACAAGAGATTACGTTGTTGAGAACCAATTACTTTTTGACAGAACTTTCGCTGATAAACATAAGGTGAATTTTGTAGGATTATTCTCAGCTCAGCACACCGAATATGATGATGTAGGCTTAACCGTTCGAAATATACCGGACGAACAATCCTTATGGTACAATTTAGATTCAGCTCTTACTGAAGATATCCTGGGTTTTGGAACCAATTATTCAGCTACCGGATTACTGTCTTATATGGGTAGGGTTATGTATCAATATGATGACCGTTATCTCTTTACTGCTACAGTACGTTCTGATGGTTCATCTCGTTTAGCACCCGGTAAAAAATGGGTTACTTACCCTGCAGTTTCCGCTGGGTGGAATATTGCCAATGAAGCCTTTATGGAAAATGTTGATGCTGTTAATGTTTTGAAATTTCGTGCGGGTTACGGGCAAACCTCTAACCAGGCAATAGCCCCTTTTTCTACACAAGGAAGGTTAGCTCAAAGAAATTATAACTTTGGTAGTAACTTTGCTACGGGTTATTTTGTGAACCAGTTACCTAATCCTAATTTAGGCTGGGAGTTTTCAGAAACTTACAATTATGGAGTGGATTTCAGGCTATTTAACCATCGCTTATCCGGCTCTGTAGAATATTATATTACTAATACTAATGATGTATTATATGGTTTGGGACTTCCCGCAACATCTGGGGTAGGCAGTGTAACCAGTAATATTGGAGAAACACAAAATAAAGGTTACGAAATCACCCTTAATGGTACTATTATAGATAATCCAGATGGTTTTACTTGGGATGCTGGTTTAAATCTTTATTCTAATAGAAATGAAATTGTTTCTTTAGCTTCCGGAGAGACTAGAAATGAAGGACAGCTTTGGTTTGTTGGTTCACCCATTAACGTAATCTATGATTACGAAAAAATTGGGCTTTGGAATGAATCAGACCCAGATTTTCAATATCTGGATACTTACGAGCCAGGTGGTAACGCCGGAATGGTAAGAGTGAGATACACCGGAGAATTTAATGATGACGGATCACCGGTTAGAGCGATCAATCCTGATGATAGAGTTATACAGGATCCTACACCCAATTTTCAAGGTGGTTTTAATACGCGTTTAGCTTATAAAAATTTTGATTTAAATATGGTTGGAACCTTCCAAAACGGGGGACTTGTTTATAGCACACTGTATGGATCTGCAGGTTATTTAAATTTACTAACCGGAAGACAAAATAATGTTGATGTGGATTATTGGACACCTACCAATACAGATGCCAGATTTCCCGCACCTGGAGGAATACAAAGTGGCGATAATCAAAAATATGGAAGTACTTTAGGTTTATTTGACGCCTCCTATGTGAAAATTAGGTCCATAACCTTAGGATATAATTTCAACCAGGACTTCATTGGGGATATTGGGATAAAAAATTTACGTATTTATGCTTCTGCGCAGAATCCATTTGTATTCTTTTCACCTTTTCATGATGAATCTGGCTTAGATCCAGAGATTACCAACTCTACGCAAGGAGATCGGAATACTGCTACAGGAGATCTCGGAAATGTTTCCGCAGGAATTCCTACAATAGGAGCAAATGTGCCCTCAACACGAAATTATCTGTTAGGATTAAACCTTACATTTTAA
- a CDS encoding glycoside hydrolase family 43 protein: protein MNLKQSLPILLPALIAFGCKDNNKQEEKNEAYEDSIAQQDTIKYHSEPLITDHFTADPSAHVFEDKIFIYPSHDWDSGEPEMDDGNHFNMKDYHVYSMDDPDGEVTDHGEVLNVEDVAWAKRQMWAPDAAEKDGKYYLFFPAKDKDDIFRIGVAISDKPEGPFTPEEQPIEGSYSIDPAVYKDTDGEYYMYFGGIWGGQLQRWQTGEFVEEDEYPADDEPALSPKIAKMSDDLLSFAEEPKDVEILDENGEPITTGDNDRRFFEAAWVHQYNGKYYFSYSTGDTHNIAYAIGDSPYGPFTYQGVILEPVVGWTNHHSIVEYEGKWYLFYHDSSLSDGKTYLRSMKMMEIEYDEDGKIKTMQSYTELD, encoded by the coding sequence ATGAATTTAAAACAAAGCCTTCCAATTTTATTACCGGCGCTTATCGCCTTTGGTTGTAAGGATAACAACAAACAGGAGGAAAAAAATGAGGCATATGAAGATTCTATAGCTCAACAAGATACTATTAAATATCACTCAGAGCCTTTAATTACTGACCATTTTACTGCAGACCCTTCAGCTCACGTATTTGAAGATAAAATATTTATTTACCCTTCTCATGATTGGGATTCCGGAGAACCTGAAATGGACGACGGAAATCATTTTAACATGAAAGATTATCACGTGTATTCTATGGACGACCCTGATGGTGAAGTAACCGATCATGGTGAAGTTCTTAACGTAGAAGACGTAGCCTGGGCAAAACGCCAAATGTGGGCACCTGATGCGGCAGAAAAAGATGGTAAATATTACCTTTTCTTCCCTGCAAAAGATAAAGATGACATTTTTAGAATTGGAGTAGCAATATCTGATAAGCCGGAGGGTCCTTTTACCCCGGAAGAACAACCAATTGAAGGCAGTTACAGTATAGATCCCGCGGTTTACAAAGATACCGATGGGGAATATTATATGTATTTTGGCGGAATTTGGGGCGGCCAGTTACAGCGTTGGCAAACCGGAGAATTTGTTGAAGAGGACGAGTATCCTGCTGATGATGAACCTGCACTTAGTCCGAAAATCGCTAAAATGAGCGATGATCTATTGAGTTTTGCTGAAGAACCAAAAGATGTTGAAATATTAGATGAAAACGGAGAGCCTATCACTACGGGTGATAACGACCGTAGATTCTTTGAAGCAGCCTGGGTTCACCAATATAACGGTAAATATTATTTCTCTTACTCTACTGGAGACACCCACAATATCGCGTACGCTATTGGTGATAGCCCTTATGGGCCTTTTACTTATCAGGGAGTAATTTTAGAACCGGTTGTAGGTTGGACCAACCACCACTCTATAGTTGAATACGAGGGGAAATGGTATTTATTCTACCACGATAGTTCACTTTCAGATGGAAAAACCTACTTAAGAAGTATGAAAATGATGGAAATTGAATATGATGAAGATGGCAAGATTAAAACAATGCAGTCTTATACTGAATTAGACTAA
- a CDS encoding glycoside hydrolase family 43 protein, with the protein MKKALASLLAIFCLTTALAQDKFLNPILAGWYPDPAITDDGEGNFYMVHSTFAFYPGIPVFHSTDLVNWEQVGNVIQRPDQVDLHGFGTSRAVFAPDISYDNGTYYLTCTIVDGKGNFVMTAKDPAGPWSDPVWLPEVSGIDPGLFFDDNGKSYMVYNSEPPNNESKYQGHRTIRMIEFDKENLKTIGENRILVDGGVDISTKPVWAEGPRIYKLNGFYYLMTAEGGTAVNHSEMIYRNTNIDDEFIPFEENPILTQRHLDPNRENPITSAGHADIVQHPNGDWYGVFLAVRPYEGDLYNTGRETFLTPVKWENDWPIFDLGGEEIKYSYPLPKGVEVDKDLMPLNGNFTLEEKFDKDELPLHWMMLRNPKTNWYDLKNGAEGISLKTRAETVEGEANPSFIGRRQQHITGEASLSLKFKAENDNEKAGLLAFQKETHYYYAALSKENGKPVVQLYKSDKLIETISLDNSVSEVEFKLKFEEDEYTFYYKTEGEWQQLGEIQDGKFLSTQVAGGFVGVNLGLYTTSNQKDSDNEAFFNWFNYTGDDEVYRD; encoded by the coding sequence ATGAAAAAAGCACTTGCTAGTTTATTAGCAATATTCTGTTTAACTACCGCATTAGCCCAGGATAAATTCTTAAACCCCATTTTAGCTGGATGGTATCCCGACCCTGCCATAACCGATGACGGAGAGGGAAATTTTTATATGGTACATTCTACCTTCGCTTTTTATCCGGGAATACCGGTTTTCCATAGCACCGATTTGGTCAACTGGGAGCAGGTGGGAAATGTAATTCAAAGGCCCGACCAGGTAGACCTACATGGCTTTGGAACCTCCCGTGCTGTATTTGCTCCAGATATTAGTTATGATAATGGTACTTATTATTTAACCTGCACTATCGTTGATGGAAAAGGTAATTTTGTTATGACCGCAAAAGATCCTGCCGGACCCTGGTCAGATCCCGTTTGGCTTCCAGAGGTTAGTGGAATAGATCCCGGATTGTTTTTTGATGATAACGGTAAATCCTATATGGTTTATAATAGTGAGCCGCCAAATAATGAATCGAAATATCAGGGGCATCGAACTATTAGGATGATTGAATTTGATAAGGAAAATTTAAAAACAATTGGAGAGAATCGAATTCTGGTAGATGGAGGTGTAGATATTTCTACCAAACCGGTTTGGGCTGAAGGTCCAAGAATTTATAAACTTAATGGTTTTTATTATTTAATGACTGCTGAAGGGGGTACCGCTGTGAACCACTCAGAAATGATCTACCGAAACACTAATATTGATGACGAGTTTATTCCTTTTGAAGAAAATCCGATCTTAACTCAGCGGCATTTAGATCCCAATAGGGAAAACCCTATTACTTCTGCGGGCCATGCCGATATTGTACAACATCCAAATGGTGATTGGTACGGAGTTTTCCTTGCCGTGAGACCATATGAAGGCGATTTATATAATACGGGAAGGGAAACTTTCTTAACTCCGGTGAAATGGGAAAACGACTGGCCTATTTTCGATTTAGGGGGCGAAGAAATTAAATATTCCTACCCTTTGCCGAAAGGTGTTGAAGTTGATAAAGATTTAATGCCGCTAAACGGTAATTTTACGTTAGAAGAAAAATTTGATAAAGATGAGTTGCCTTTGCATTGGATGATGCTTAGAAACCCAAAAACTAACTGGTATGATCTAAAAAATGGAGCTGAAGGAATTAGCCTTAAAACCCGTGCTGAAACTGTAGAAGGCGAGGCTAACCCTAGTTTTATTGGTCGTCGGCAACAACATATTACTGGAGAAGCTTCACTGTCATTAAAATTCAAAGCTGAAAATGATAATGAAAAGGCCGGCTTGCTCGCTTTTCAAAAGGAAACCCATTATTATTACGCAGCCCTTTCTAAAGAGAATGGAAAGCCCGTGGTACAGTTGTACAAATCGGATAAATTAATAGAAACTATTTCTTTAGACAATTCAGTATCTGAAGTTGAATTTAAGCTGAAGTTTGAAGAAGATGAATATACCTTCTACTACAAAACCGAAGGTGAATGGCAGCAATTGGGAGAAATTCAGGATGGGAAATTTCTTAGTACCCAGGTAGCCGGTGGATTTGTAGGTGTTAACTTAGGTCTTTATACAACTTCGAACCAAAAGGATAGCGACAACGAAGCTTTCTTTAATTGGTTCAATTACACTGGAGATGATGAGGTTTATAGAGATTAA
- a CDS encoding LacI family DNA-binding transcriptional regulator: protein MKKKKEVTIYDLAKELNYSPSTISRALNNHKSIGKKTIKKIQKTAEEFGYRPNALAASLRNNSSKTIGIMMSRINRPFQASLITGIEKAARKSNYNVIITQSEDKYENEVNNAKALYDARIGGLIVSLGMETQDMSHFDQYVQQNIPIVFVDRVPENFNSYRVIIDNYTAGYRATKHLIEQGCKRIAHFAGAQHVNVYNLRKKGYLDALKEYGLQVDEALILDLKTLSFKEGKKATKKLLKLETPPDGIFSANDTAAVSAILYAKEKGIKIPQELAIIGFNDDPISRIVEPTLSTVSHPAIKMGEISTKRILEHATRKLDAAVSEITMLDTEVIVRNSSNRNLK from the coding sequence ATGAAAAAGAAAAAAGAAGTTACTATATACGATTTAGCAAAAGAACTCAACTATTCTCCCTCCACCATTTCAAGAGCTTTAAACAATCACAAAAGTATTGGGAAGAAAACCATAAAGAAAATTCAAAAAACAGCGGAGGAATTTGGTTACCGACCTAATGCACTGGCTGCGAGTTTAAGAAACAATTCTTCCAAAACCATTGGTATAATGATGTCCCGCATTAATCGTCCTTTTCAGGCTTCATTAATTACTGGTATTGAAAAGGCAGCTCGAAAGTCTAATTACAATGTGATTATTACTCAATCTGAAGACAAATACGAGAACGAAGTAAACAACGCCAAAGCCTTATATGATGCTCGAATTGGCGGTCTTATTGTTTCTTTGGGAATGGAAACTCAGGATATGAGCCATTTTGATCAATATGTACAGCAAAATATTCCAATAGTTTTTGTTGACAGGGTGCCAGAAAATTTTAATTCGTATCGGGTTATTATAGATAATTATACCGCTGGATATCGAGCTACAAAACACCTAATAGAACAGGGTTGCAAAAGAATTGCCCATTTTGCCGGTGCCCAACACGTTAATGTATACAACCTTAGAAAAAAGGGATATTTAGATGCCCTTAAAGAATATGGACTTCAAGTTGATGAGGCTTTAATTCTGGATTTGAAAACCCTGAGTTTTAAAGAAGGAAAAAAAGCGACTAAGAAATTATTAAAACTTGAAACTCCACCTGATGGAATATTTTCCGCCAACGATACTGCTGCAGTAAGTGCAATCTTATATGCTAAAGAAAAGGGAATAAAGATTCCGCAGGAACTTGCAATCATTGGTTTTAACGACGACCCTATTTCTCGAATAGTTGAACCAACACTTTCTACTGTTTCACATCCCGCTATTAAAATGGGAGAGATTTCTACAAAACGAATTTTAGAGCACGCTACCCGAAAATTAGATGCTGCGGTCTCTGAAATAACTATGTTGGATACCGAAGTTATTGTTAGAAATTCCAGTAATAGAAATTTAAAATAA